One Megalops cyprinoides isolate fMegCyp1 chromosome 23, fMegCyp1.pri, whole genome shotgun sequence genomic region harbors:
- the LOC118770179 gene encoding DLA class II histocompatibility antigen, DR-1 beta chain-like isoform X3 — protein sequence MSLSNLRCIGLLFVFNLFFGTDGYYLQMQFDCIFSRKDLQDIKFAELFFFNKVEHVRYNSSLRKYTGYTEFGMKCTQILNSDPAKLAEEQVRMDSYCRRFVSLVYCNILEKTAEPYIKLRSLKPVSSKHPALLVCSVYNFYPKAIRVMWLRDGEEVTFDVTSTEELSNGDWYYQVHSHLEYTPKSGETISCNVEHASFPQPKVVDWAQVGTTHIFTVPRHETP from the exons atGGATATTACCTGCAGATGCAGTTTGATTGTATATTCAGTAGGAAGGATCTGCAAGATATCAAGTttgctgaactttttttttttaataaggtGGAGCATGTACGATATAATAGCAGTCTGAGAAAGTACACTGGATACACTGAGTTTGGAATGAAGTGTACACAGATACTGAACAGTGATCCTGCCAAACTGGCAGAGGAACAAGTTAGAATGGATTCGTACTGCAGGCGCTTTGTGTCTTTGGTCTACTGCAACATCCTGGAAAAGACAG CTGAACCCTATATTAAGCTCAGGTCATTGAAGCCAGTCAGCAGCAAACACCCTGCTTTgctggtgtgcagtgtgtacaACTTCTACCCTAAAGCCATCAGAGTTATGTGGCTCCGAGATGGAGAGGAGGTGACCTTTGACGTGACCTCCACTGAGGAGCTGTCTAATGGAGACTGGTACTACCAGGTGCACTCCCACCTGGAATACACGCCCAAATCTGGGGAGACCATCTCCTGCAACGTGGAACATGCCAGTTTCCCTCAGCCAAAGGTGGTGGACTGGG cacaagttgGAACAacgcacattttcactgttcccAGGCatgagaccccctga
- the LOC118770179 gene encoding H-2 class II histocompatibility antigen, E-S beta chain-like isoform X1, with amino-acid sequence MSLSNLRCIGLLFVFNLFFGTDGYYLQMQFDCIFSRKDLQDIKFAELFFFNKVEHVRYNSSLRKYTGYTEFGMKCTQILNSDPAKLAEEQVRMDSYCRRFVSLVYCNILEKTAEPYIKLRSLKPVSSKHPALLVCSVYNFYPKAIRVMWLRDGEEVTFDVTSTEELSNGDWYYQVHSHLEYTPKSGETISCNVEHASFPQPKVVDWDPSMPESERNKMTIGASGLVLGVSIAATGLTYYKKKSHEHVL; translated from the exons atGGATATTACCTGCAGATGCAGTTTGATTGTATATTCAGTAGGAAGGATCTGCAAGATATCAAGTttgctgaactttttttttttaataaggtGGAGCATGTACGATATAATAGCAGTCTGAGAAAGTACACTGGATACACTGAGTTTGGAATGAAGTGTACACAGATACTGAACAGTGATCCTGCCAAACTGGCAGAGGAACAAGTTAGAATGGATTCGTACTGCAGGCGCTTTGTGTCTTTGGTCTACTGCAACATCCTGGAAAAGACAG CTGAACCCTATATTAAGCTCAGGTCATTGAAGCCAGTCAGCAGCAAACACCCTGCTTTgctggtgtgcagtgtgtacaACTTCTACCCTAAAGCCATCAGAGTTATGTGGCTCCGAGATGGAGAGGAGGTGACCTTTGACGTGACCTCCACTGAGGAGCTGTCTAATGGAGACTGGTACTACCAGGTGCACTCCCACCTGGAATACACGCCCAAATCTGGGGAGACCATCTCCTGCAACGTGGAACATGCCAGTTTCCCTCAGCCAAAGGTGGTGGACTGGG ATCCCTCTATGCCTGAATCAGAGAGGAATAAGATGACAATTGGAGCTTCAGGTCTTGTGCTGGGAGTGAGCATTGCTGCCACAGGACTGACCTACTACAAGAAAAAATCCCACG AACATGTCCTATGA
- the LOC118770179 gene encoding H-2 class II histocompatibility antigen, I-E beta chain-like isoform X2, translating into MSLSNLRCIGLLFVFNLFFGTDGYYLQMQFDCIFSRKDLQDIKFAELFFFNKVEHVRYNSSLRKYTGYTEFGMKCTQILNSDPAKLAEEQVRMDSYCRRFVSLVYCNILEKTAEPYIKLRSLKPVSSKHPALLVCSVYNFYPKAIRVMWLRDGEEVTFDVTSTEELSNGDWYYQVHSHLEYTPKSGETISCNVEHASFPQPKVVDWGMRPPESKPQATVARKNSLSGRKVEQ; encoded by the exons atGGATATTACCTGCAGATGCAGTTTGATTGTATATTCAGTAGGAAGGATCTGCAAGATATCAAGTttgctgaactttttttttttaataaggtGGAGCATGTACGATATAATAGCAGTCTGAGAAAGTACACTGGATACACTGAGTTTGGAATGAAGTGTACACAGATACTGAACAGTGATCCTGCCAAACTGGCAGAGGAACAAGTTAGAATGGATTCGTACTGCAGGCGCTTTGTGTCTTTGGTCTACTGCAACATCCTGGAAAAGACAG CTGAACCCTATATTAAGCTCAGGTCATTGAAGCCAGTCAGCAGCAAACACCCTGCTTTgctggtgtgcagtgtgtacaACTTCTACCCTAAAGCCATCAGAGTTATGTGGCTCCGAGATGGAGAGGAGGTGACCTTTGACGTGACCTCCACTGAGGAGCTGTCTAATGGAGACTGGTACTACCAGGTGCACTCCCACCTGGAATACACGCCCAAATCTGGGGAGACCATCTCCTGCAACGTGGAACATGCCAGTTTCCCTCAGCCAAAGGTGGTGGACTGGG GCatgagaccccctgagagcaagcctcaagcaacagtggcaaggaaaaactcactATCAGGAAGAAAAGTTGAGCAATGA